Part of the Taeniopygia guttata chromosome 30, bTaeGut7.mat, whole genome shotgun sequence genome is shown below.
tCCCCAAAAGTCCCCAGGACCGCTCAATCCTCCCAGGACCCCCTAAAAACCTCCGGGagcacccaaaatcccccaaaacccttcctaggaccctcaaaacccccccaaacccccctccagggacccccaaagcccccaaacctccccccagccccccccagccccccccaaccccccccccaaagcccccgCGCCCCCTGACCGCCATGAAGAGCGCCGAGTTGGCTTCGCTGTCGATGTCGCTCTCCTCCGACGTCTGCGACTCGTCGCTGCTCTCTGGGGGGTTGATGACGTCACAAACCCCATTTCTGGGGcgtttcaccccaaaatccatccggggagggggaggggggggtctcacccctcttcttcttcttctcctggggggtgggggtggcttttccctccttctcctccgcctTCTCCTCCTCGCTCTCCTCGCTGCTCTCGCTCGCCTCGTCGATGcctggggtggtttggggggtcctcAGGGcctggagccccccaaaaaccccccaaatccccccccagcccctccccaccccacctttggggccttcctcctcctccttgggCGCTTGGGCTTTGCCGGGCTCCTCCTCGCCGGAGCTGCTGCGGGACGGGGGACGGGGTCAGGGGctttgggggtcctgggaggattccaacccccccagacccccagggacccccaaatcctccccaaatccctcctgaacccactcagggacccccaaagtccccctaaatccctccaggcaccccccaaatcccccagacccacccagcatcccccaaaacgtccaaaaaccccccaaatcccctccaaactccccaaatcccctccaaaccccccagaatgttcccaaaccccccaaaatgccccaaacccccccagaatGCCCCACCTGGAGCCGTCGGACATGTAAtccacctcctgcccctcgaAGTCGCCGTCGTCGCTGTCCTCGAGGGCTTCGTCCTCCGATCccttcctgcccttcctcctcctcctcctcccgggGCGGCCCCCGGCAGCCTTCGGCCTCGCCGCCTTCTCCCCTGCCGggccggggggatttggggcattttggggacgTTTCGGGattttttagggggatttttggtattttggggtggtttttttctgtattttggttttttgggggatgttttttggggctgttttttggggctatttttgctggtttttgggggtatttttgctattttttgaGGGTGTTTTAGAGATTTTTGCTATTTCGGTATCTTTGGGGCAGATTCTTGATATTGTTTGGGTGGAatttctgctggttttttttctcttttcagttgGGTTTTTAGTACCTTTTCCATATTTTCAGGTGgatgttttgtgctttttttctatttctagctggatttttactttcttgtattttttaggtggatttttgctttttttgtatttttaggtGGACTTTcggttcttttttcttttccgtTTTTAGGCCGAATTCCGGGGGATTTGGGCCTCACCCTCAGCCTCGCTGCCCTCGCTGTCCTCGGAGCTCAGCTCCAGGTCCTCCTCCAGGTCGTGGATCCGCAGCCCCCCGCCCTTGCCCGGGGCCttcctccccttctccttctcctcctcctcctcgtcctggTCCCGCAGCCGCCGCTGCTGCATGATGCTGAAGTGGTTCAGCACCTTGTTCCTCCtgcggggtttggggggctcagcgagggctggggggctctggggggatttgggggggttggaagggggtttgggaggggatttggggggctctgggggggattgggggggctggggggggatttggggggctctgaggggatttggggggctctggggggggaattggggggcctgggaggggatttggggggctctgggggggatttgagggtccctggagggcagggaggggactggggaggaatctggggggatttgggggggctgggagaggatttggggggctctgggggggaattgggggggctgggaggggatttgggaggggatttgggggggctgggaggggatttgggggggttgggaggggttttgggggcgctgggaggggtttgggaggggatttggggggctggaaggggatttggggggatctgAGGGACTCAGAGGGGttgggaggggattttgggtttccccCGCGGATTCTGGGGTTCTGCCcaggttttgggggttctgcTCAGGATTTCGGGTTTCCCCTGTGGGATTTCGGGTTTTCCccggggattttgggtttccccCGGGGATTTTGGGTTGTCCCCCCcggagattttggggtccccccggggattttggggtcccccccagggattttggggtcctccCCGGGGATTTCGGGGTACCTCTCCCACTCCTCCTCGGCCTCCTCGGCCGTCAGGGTGCGGTGCCGCGCCAGGGGGGTGAAGTTGTACCAGCTGCGCACCGGGAAGGCCTCGAAGGCGCCGTCGGGGCATTGAGTGAAGATGTAGTAGGAGGCGTTCTCGGTGACACCGCCCTTCTTCACGCCCCGGAACCTGCCAGAGGGACGGGATCGCCCCAAATCCCCAGAGAAAtaacccaaaatcccgggaGAAATAACCCGAAATGCCGGGAGAAataacccccaaatccccagagaaataacccaaaatcccgggaGAATCACCCCGAAATCCCGGGAGAAataacccaaaatccccagagaAATAACCCTGAAATCCTGGGAGGAATAACCCAAAATTCAGAGGGAAATAACCCCAACATCCTGTGagaaataaccccaaaatcccaagagaatcaccccaaaatccccagagaaatatcccaaaatacccagagaaaatcaccccaaaatccccagagaAATAACCCCCAAATGCCCAGagaaataaccccaaaatcccaagaGAATCACCCCAAagccctgctccttcccccattccccatttcccaatccccaatcccccatttcccaatcccccattccccaaatcccattcccCAGTCCCACCCCACCTGCGTCCCCCTTTGCCGTTGACGcgcagcagccagggctggtcCTCGGCGCGGAATTCCCGCAGGACGATCCCGAGCTTTTTGCGCCGCGCCTCCTCGCGCAGCCGCCGGTGGAACTCGCTGCCGGCGCCCGACTCGGGCA
Proteins encoded:
- the GTF2F1 gene encoding general transcription factor IIF subunit 1 isoform X1; this encodes MAALQGSSSQVVSEFVVRVPRSSPKRYNIMAFNSADRVSLSTWAQARMERDMSNKRIYAEEELPESGAGSEFHRRLREEARRKKLGIVLREFRAEDQPWLLRVNGKGGRRFRGVKKGGVTENASYYIFTQCPDGAFEAFPVRSWYNFTPLARHRTLTAEEAEEEWERRNKVLNHFSIMQQRRLRDQDEEEEEKEKGRKAPGKGGGLRIHDLEEDLELSSEDSEGSEAEGEKAARPKAAGGRPGRRRRRKGRKGSEDEALEDSDDGDFEGQEVDYMSDGSSSSGEEEPGKAQAPKEEEEGPKGIDEASESSEESEEEKAEEKEGKATPTPQEKKKKRESSDESQTSEESDIDSEANSALFMAKKKTPPKRERRASGGSSRGGSRPGTPPTDPGGTGGTLRAAAARLEQGRRAAPGGSEPPQKRLKAEPGPPPGKGAAQSHPGKCPASSGEVQLTEEAVRRYLSRKPMTTKDLLKKFQTKRTGLSSDATVNALAQLLKRLDPERKLIADKMHFFLKE
- the GTF2F1 gene encoding general transcription factor IIF subunit 1 isoform X4, encoding MAALGSSSQVVSEFVVRVPRSSPKRYNIMAFNSADRVSLSTWAQARMERDMSNKRIYAEEELPESGAGSEFHRRLREEARRKKLGIVLREFRAEDQPWLLRVNGKGGRRFRGVKKGGVTENASYYIFTQCPDGAFEAFPVRSWYNFTPLARHRTLTAEEAEEEWERRNKVLNHFSIMQQRRLRDQDEEEEEKEKGRKAPGKGGGLRIHDLEEDLELSSEDSEGSEAEGEKAARPKAAGGRPGRRRRRKGRKGSEDEALEDSDDGDFEGQEVDYMSDGSSSGEEEPGKAQAPKEEEEGPKGIDEASESSEESEEEKAEEKEGKATPTPQEKKKKRESSDESQTSEESDIDSEANSALFMAKKKTPPKRERRASGGSSRGGSRPGTPPTDPGGTGGTLRAAAARLEQGRRAAPGGSEPPQKRLKAEPGPPPGKGAAQSHPGKCPASSGEVQLTEEAVRRYLSRKPMTTKDLLKKFQTKRTGLSSDATVNALAQLLKRLDPERKLIADKMHFFLKE
- the GTF2F1 gene encoding general transcription factor IIF subunit 1 isoform X2, whose product is MAALGSSSQVVSEFVVRVPRSSPKRYNIMAFNSADRVSLSTWAQARMERDMSNKRIYAEEELPESGAGSEFHRRLREEARRKKLGIVLREFRAEDQPWLLRVNGKGGRRFRGVKKGGVTENASYYIFTQCPDGAFEAFPVRSWYNFTPLARHRTLTAEEAEEEWERRNKVLNHFSIMQQRRLRDQDEEEEEKEKGRKAPGKGGGLRIHDLEEDLELSSEDSEGSEAEGEKAARPKAAGGRPGRRRRRKGRKGSEDEALEDSDDGDFEGQEVDYMSDGSSSSGEEEPGKAQAPKEEEEGPKGIDEASESSEESEEEKAEEKEGKATPTPQEKKKKRESSDESQTSEESDIDSEANSALFMAKKKTPPKRERRASGGSSRGGSRPGTPPTDPGGTGGTLRAAAARLEQGRRAAPGGSEPPQKRLKAEPGPPPGKGAAQSHPGKCPASSGEVQLTEEAVRRYLSRKPMTTKDLLKKFQTKRTGLSSDATVNALAQLLKRLDPERKLIADKMHFFLKE
- the GTF2F1 gene encoding general transcription factor IIF subunit 1 isoform X3, whose product is MAALQGSSSQVVSEFVVRVPRSSPKRYNIMAFNSADRVSLSTWAQARMERDMSNKRIYAEEELPESGAGSEFHRRLREEARRKKLGIVLREFRAEDQPWLLRVNGKGGRRFRGVKKGGVTENASYYIFTQCPDGAFEAFPVRSWYNFTPLARHRTLTAEEAEEEWERRNKVLNHFSIMQQRRLRDQDEEEEEKEKGRKAPGKGGGLRIHDLEEDLELSSEDSEGSEAEGEKAARPKAAGGRPGRRRRRKGRKGSEDEALEDSDDGDFEGQEVDYMSDGSSSGEEEPGKAQAPKEEEEGPKGIDEASESSEESEEEKAEEKEGKATPTPQEKKKKRESSDESQTSEESDIDSEANSALFMAKKKTPPKRERRASGGSSRGGSRPGTPPTDPGGTGGTLRAAAARLEQGRRAAPGGSEPPQKRLKAEPGPPPGKGAAQSHPGKCPASSGEVQLTEEAVRRYLSRKPMTTKDLLKKFQTKRTGLSSDATVNALAQLLKRLDPERKLIADKMHFFLKE